Genomic window (Bacillus vallismortis):
GGGTTGGATCAAAAGTTTGTTTAAAGATGGTGCCACAAATGCCGGAAAAATGTTTAGCTTCTTGAAAGATAAAGCCCTGAAAATTGTCACTGACATGAAAACTAGTATTGCTAAAAAATTCACTGACATTGTAGATGGGGCGAAGGCGCTGCCTAAGAAAATGGGTGATGGAATTAAGAGCATGGCAGGCAAAGTATGGGACGGAATAAAAGCGTTTGGAAACCAAACGCTGCGCGGATTCGGTAAAATCATCAATGGCTTTACTCAGCAGGGCATCAATTGGATTCTAGGGAAAATCGGGGTTGATACTAAAATCCCTAAATGGGAAGTTCCACAGTACGCCAATGGTACAGGCGGGCACCCCGGAGGCCTAGCCATTCTCGGTGATGGTAAAGGCTCAAATGCTGGGCCGGAAGCTTTTATAACCCCTTCGGGTCACATGGGGCTTAGCCCTGCGACTGATACGCTCATGAACCTCCCTCAAGGAACACAAGTCTTGTCAGCGATTGACACTAAAGCTTTTCTTTCAGGGGTTCCGGCTTATGCAAACGGAACGAAGAAGAAAGAAGGCTTTATTTCAAAGATGTGGAATGGAGCAAAGGCAGCCGTTGGAAAAGTGAAGGACCTTGCCTTAGATGTATTTGACTATATCAGCAACCCGTCAAAACTCGTCAAAAAGGTTATTGAAAAGCTAGGGTTGAAACTGCCTAAGGTGAAAGGCATTACCGGCAATGTCCTAAAGGGTTCTTTCTCTCTTATCAAAAAGAATTTTGTCAATTTCATCAAAGATAAATTTGGGGAGTCTAGCAACTTTGGTGAGGGCGGCACGGAAGCCGTCAAAAAGTGGGTTGCTAAGGCCTTAAAGATAAAAGGGCTGGGATCAGAGTATGCCTCTGCGCTTGAAACCATAGCGATGAAGGAATCAGGCGGCAATCCGAATGTTGTAAATAGATGGGATTCAAACGCGAAAGCCGGTCACCCATCACAAGGATTGATGCAGTTCATCCCGAGTACCTTCAACGCCAATAAGGAACCAGGACACGGAAATATCAAAAACCCAGTTGACCAAATCCTTGCGTCTATAAATTATCTGAACAGCAGGTACGGTGGCATCTTAAACCATCCAGGCTTGAAGTCTATGGCGCGCGGCGGCCGTTATGTCGGTTACGATAAAGGCGGATTGATTACACGCGATCACATGGCCGAGGTCCATAAAGGGGAAATGCTGCTGCCGTTGCGTCAATTTAGGCGCAGCCAAGCTCATAAGGTTCTCAGCCAAGCTGGCAAAATGGTTGGGTATGAGCCGGAAAATCGGTCAAACACAAGCGATGCAAACGCATTGCAAAAGATGGTCACTCTGCTGCAGCAACAAAACAGCAACCAGCAGGCCGAAATTAATCTGTTAAGCCAAACGGTAAGACTATTAACGCAGCTTGTGGCAAAGGACCCTAAGATGGTTTTAAGTGTACAAGAATTAAACAAAGTCCAAGACGATGTTTACAACAAAGAAAGGAATCAAAAGGGATTGCTGAACAATGTAAGCTTCTCTTAGGAGAGTGGTAGGTTGATAAACTATGATCTAATAATAGAAGGCAAGTATTTAAGCGAGACTCTTGATGGCGTCTCGCTTTTATCATTTAGACCGGAAGCGCCAGTGTTCGAAAGGCAGACGGCAGGAACAAGCGCGCTCATTAACGGGACGATGATGCTTAAGCAGGGGAACACTGGGCGTTACACAGAAAGAAAGATCAACATAAAAGTGCTTGTGGAGGCAAATAGTTCTTTTCAGTTCCAGATCAAAAGGGATGCCGTTTACAACCTTTTTGTAAGAGAGGACCCCTACTATGTGATCAATACGCAGCAGCCTTATAAACGATGGCTTGTTACGTGTGATGACGCATTTTCCATCTATCAAGAAAACGGCAAAAAGTATCAGGAAGTGGACATCACGTTGACGGCCATTCAGGGACTTGCTGAGTCTTTAAATGACAGCACTGCATCTATGGAATTGAAGGACGAAAAGTTTCACTTGGGCATGAATATCCGGCGGGACTCAACCCCTGTGTTTCACTTTCAAAATAAAAACTCTTTTGTAGTGGATAACATAGGGGACGTAAAACTGGACCCGATTAACTATAATTACAACGTTGAAATGTACCTGCAGGGTACGGATATTTCAATTACAAATATCACGACAAACGAAACCCTGACACTGAACGGAAAATTTTCAAAAACGGATAAGATAACGCTTTTGAAACATCACATTTTGAAGAACTCTGCGCCTATTTCCGATAGGAGTGGGCGGTTCCCGACTCTTGCAGCCGGCCAGAATCAATTTAGGATTGCCGGCGCTACCTACAGCGATATTCGATTCATTACACACTTTTATTATAAATAGGGGGTGATGCTCTTTGAATCAGATGTTTGTACATGATATTAACACAGGACAACAGCATGAGCTCATTCATGTTGAGCCCAAAGTGAATGATAATATCACTGGGAAAAAGGATTTGTCTTTTTTAATTCCCTTAACTGAATACAATCAGATCCCTTTCAATGCGTTAGTCGGAAGAAATTTTATTATTATCGACGAAGTGCGCTATAAAAAGCAACAGTATTTCATTAACACGCCAACGATCAAACAGGAAGGCGCCCTACTAACGAAAGACATAACAGCCACGCATATCTATTCTTTTAGGGCGATCAAGCATGTTGTTCACGAGACGATAGAAGGTACAAAAACTCTCAATGAAGCATTAAAGCACGCAGTGAAAGGCAGTGAAATCACATTTACAATTATGCCGGATGCGAAGGGGATCGGAGCTAAAAAGCTGGAGGGTTTCGGCAATAAAAAGACCTCTGAGCTGATGGATGAAATCATTTCTACCTTTGGGGTGGAGATCATTCCGGATAACACGCATTTATACATTTACAAAAAAGCCGGCAAAGAGATTGTAAAAAGGCTGGATAACCTTTCGAACCTCACGTCTTTACAGATCACAACAAGTGAAGACAACTCGACAACAAGGGTGAAAGGGTATGGGAAGCTCAAAGAAGATAAGGACATCTTGGGTGATCAGTCGATCCCCTACGATTCCAAAACAGGAACCTGGGCGTATGATAGCTCATTAAAAGCTGATTATACAAAGAAAATAGGAGCCGCGTTTTCTTTCTCCTTCACAGGGACAGGCTTTAAATTCAAAACACTTGTGTCGAAGCTGGGCGGTAAATGGGAATTTAAAATAGGCGATCAGACGAAAGCCATTTCTGTCTATAAAGATTCAGCACCGACAGAAAAAGAGTTTGATATCATTCGAGGACTGGACAGCAAGACTTATAAGGTGGTTGCTACCTTTAAAGGCAGGGACAGCAATAACCCGAATACAAAAGGCACAAAGAAAGCTGATCCGGTCATGTATCTTCTACGGGGCAATATTATCGGGGTGTATAGGACTTTCAAGAATGAGGATGAAAAGTATGTCTTTCCTCCGGTTACCTATGTTCATCCAGAGGAAAAAAAGTTTCTAATAAACGGGCAGCCATCTTGGGCGGAACCGGTCACGGATGATTCAATCACGACAAAGGATGACATGATTAAGCTGCTGAAAACCAAAGTCAATCCTTATGCAGAAGTGTCCTATGATGCCGACTATGTGGAATTGTTAGATCAGGCCTTGGCTGATATCGAAGAGCCGGTTATGGCAGGGGACACCATTCGTGTATATGCTGATACGCCTTTGAATGGAATCACTTTTGATGGGAAGCTGAGAGCAACAGGGGCCTCATACAACCCATTAAGACCAGAACAGCCCTCTGACCTGACAATTGACGGAAAAAGAAAAAGCCGTGTAGACATGGAAATTGAAGAGAAAAAGCGCGCGAAGAATCAAGAGCAGACCATCAAAAATTATCAAAATCAATTGGCTTCTGGGCTTGCTGAAATCAATCAAATAAAGCAAAGTCTGGCGAATACCCGGGCATCGCAGCAGACCACATATACATTCTCTTTGCAATTTTTAGATGGTGAATGGTCTGTGTCTTATGGTGAGGGCTTTGCTTCCTTGGCAGCTGGCATCCTTTCTTTGAATACGGATGATGATTATGCAATCCAGTATGTGACCGGTGATGCCAATTCCATTATGAAAGAGGCAGGCTACACGTTGTATACCGAAGATGTGGACACAGACATCATTAATATAATCCTTTATAAAGGCGGAAAAATAAGTGACCCTCTGGGCGTTCCTGAAGGTTCAAAAGTAAAAATTCTTATAGTAGGACAGAAATAGAGGTGAAAACATGACGCTTTATCTTAATAAGAGGCACGGGGATGCTCCAAACGCCAAACTCTTTACTCAGCTGGACGATAACGCCAAGGCAACCGAAACGGAAGTCAATCTGCTAAACAATAGATTTAAATATCATGAAAACTCACAGACCGCCCACAAATCAAGTCAAATTGATCACGGCGGCCTTTCTGTTTCTACAGAATTAGAAACGATGAAAAAGCGTTTCGCCAACATGATCGCCAAAGCAGACGGCACGAATGTAAAAGAGGTTCTGGACCTCCGTATAAACCGAGAAGGTAGAGAATTTGACACGGCAAATGAGCGCGTTGTGGAGATTGAAAAATCACTCTCTGACCTTGATGCCTCTGTTCAAAAAGAATATGGGTTCGATTACACGACAATCCGACCCGTTTATCATACGAGTTTGAACCTTGCAGATAAAACGGTGCTGCAGTGTTTCGTAATCGACGAGAAAACAGGCGATATATACGCGACGCAGGTGGGAAGTGGCAACACAGATCAAAGTCAAAACTATGTTATTACCCGGATGAATAAAAATGGCGTAATGCTTGATAGCATGACAGTCGTTCACGGCGGGCACGGCACCACAATCGGGCTTGAACGAGAAAACGACAGAATGTATATCTGGTCAAATTATGAGGTAGTTGATTCACATGGTAGCTCAATCGGTCATGACCTAGTTCGGTTTCCCTACACAGCCGGGGCAACGATTAACGGAGGAAATGGCGGCATCAAACGGTTTAATAAATTCACTGATCTATATGCGATTCCAGTTATTGATCAACAAAACGGTTTGATTGCCTTGCGTTTAAAAGACAGCAACGATGACAGCGTTGTGCAGCTGCGTAAATTGAATGATGTGAAAAACGGTATTGATAAACTGCTGGGAGAAGTGACAGTTCCAAACGATTTGCATTACCTGCAGGGCTTTACTATCGACGGATACGACTTGTATTGGTACACAGGAGACACTAACAGCGTCACCTATCCGGCTGAATTGTCTTTGTTCAGCTTCAAAGATGGAAAGCTCAAGAAACGAATTACATGTGATTTTGGCCGGGGACCTGATGGGAAATACGAGGGGGATTTTCGTGAGCCGGAATCCATTTTTCTTTATAAGGACCCGAAGACCGGGAAGAAATCGTTATTCGCGGCAATTGCAACCGGTACAGTGGGAAAGCGCCTGGCAAAAGTCTATGCGTATCATTCCAAAGATAATGCGGCTACATTTGCCACAGACTTATCACAAGGGTTTCAAGGCTATCCATTGACCAAAAACAATGGATTCGCAAAGAGCCTGCCTGATGGACTGACAAAACTCAAAGACTTTCGCCAAGTGGGTTACTATTACATGAAAACAGCAGAATCAAACAAGATGACGGATCATCCGGCCGGCGGCGATGCGGGATGGTGGCTTCAAGTTGCACCGGCCGACGGTTCCGGTTCTGTTATTCAGACGCTTACACGAAATTCCACAGGGCGATCAATTAAAATTTTCACTCGGGTTGTAACTGGCGCGGGGGTTGCCGGGGAATGGGCGGAGCTTATGTCCAGTCAAGATTTGGATTGGACGAATCTTCCCTTGAAAAACGGGGCTTCGAATCCTGATTCTAATGATAAATTGCAATATGCCATAAACGGCGGACTCGTTCATTTGCGCGGAAGGGTTAAAATTCCAGTGACAGACGGGGTAATATTTGCAGTTTTACCGGCAGGAGCTAGACCAAGTAAAGCTTGGTATGATGGCTGTCAGGTCGCTGGAACAACAGGACAGCGCAAAATAGACGTGCGTGCAAACGGGGAAGTTGTTGCCTATGGATTCGCGGTAAACAGTGTGGACGCGGTCACTTACACATACGTCAATGCCAGCTTTCCAATAGGGTAAGGAGGGGGATTCATGATCTATAAAGATGCTGCGATAAGTGCCTTTGTAGGCACTAGCTCAAGCAGCAGAACAACAAACATACATTTTAGTACACAAGATATAGGGACGGCCAAATTGACTTTTAAAGTGGTCAAAGATGGCGTCCCTTTACCTTTGTCCGCGGTGACCGGGAAACTTGTTATGGTGATGACCGACGGTAGTAAGTTCATCAAGAATATTACGATCGTCGATAGGCTGAAAGGCATTGCGGAATACGTTTTGACAAGTGAGGAAATCAAGCACTACGGCAAGGTTCAAGCGTCTCTTAATCTGTATTACGACAATAAACAGTCACTGGGCGTCACTCAGTTTACTTTTCAGATAGACAAAGACCTTATTGACTCGGATATTGTACCAATTGCCGAGTATTATATTGAGGATTTTGAGACGTTGAGGCAGTCGGTTGAGGCAATAGTGGCGGACCTTCAGGAAAAATTTAAAGACTTAGATAATGTTGAGACAAAGGCGGGCTCACAAGAGAAAGCCGACGCTGTCCAGACGAACCTAGACACTCACACAAGAGACAAGTCCAACCCTCACGGCGTTACAAAAAGTCAAATAGGGTTGGGCAATGTGGACAATGTGCAGCAAGCTTCTAAACAAGATTTTGACCTGCATGTATCAGATGCATCCAAACACATTTCTTCTAGCGAGAGAACAAAGTGGAATAACGGCCAAACTTTCAGGATAACGGCAGAGAACGGGACACAGAAATACAACCTCACACAAGGCTCTTTTTATGATTCGCTTAAAGATGTCGGGACTGTCTCTTTTTACGGGACCAACGCTGTCACAGATAACCCGTCATCATCAAGCTTGCGCGGTATGCAGATTGTAGGACAGCCAGGGATTGGCATGGGGTACGCCGTGGACGTGAATGGGAATGCTTGGTGGTTCTATTACAATTCGAGCCATACCAAGATCAATTGGTTTCCTGCAGAGTCCATCACAGGTGCTCAGTCGAAGGTAGATGCTCACGCAAATAGAAAGGACAACCCGCACGCCGTAACAAAAGCGCAAGTAGGCTTGGATAAGGTGGATAATGTTCAGCAGGCACCTTTAACGGAGTTTAACGCCCATAATTACAATCCTATTCGTCACATCACACAAATTGAGAGAGAGAAATGGAACGGCGGTCAATTAACGAAAATCACAAATGATGTTGGGGGTGTAGCTTTTGCAGTAAATGAAGGCGAAGACATGCTTCAGGCAATTGTAAATAGAGGTAGGAGCATGGGCACCTTTTATGCAAATGGAAAAGCAGTAAATTCTCCTTCTAGCGCCTCTACAAGAGGGTTTTATCAAATGACAAGTCAATCAACTGATGGCAAGGGTATGTATGGCTGGGTTTATGCGATGGACTACAGAAATAATGTTTTTACAAATTATTATGATGGTAATTCTTCGGGCTGGACAGGGTGGAAACAGCTGGATACAAGCAAAAATTTTGAAAATGCAATCTGGCAAAATGTTACCCTGAAAAACGGAGCAGCAAATGGAGATAGGCCATTTCAGTACGCTAAATGGGGCAAATTACTTTTATTAAGAGGACAGATCACAGCACCGCGGGAAGTTGTGATTGGTTCAATACCTTCCTCCATGGTTCCGAGTAACGGTGCGGTTGTTCTCGCGTCAACGATCGGAATAACTGGTATTTGTAAACTCGTTGTTTTCGGTACAGGAGATTTAAAATTGACTGGTTTAATGTCCAATGATAATAACGCAGTTACCGGCTATTATATGGATGTTAACCCGATTCCGTTAGATTAAGGAGGATAAGAATGTTACAGGTTTATAGATACGATGAAAATTATCTATTTGTTGAGCCAGTTCTAGTCACAGAAATGGACGATACAGGTAATTATGCTATCCCAGCTGATTGCACTGAAGTAACGCTGCCGGATTCCCCTTCATTGTTCAAACCAAAGTTTGATGCAGAAAAGCAGGAATGGACAGAGACAGCTACACAGGAAGAGATTGACGATATTTTAAGTATAGGTGAAGTTGAAGAATCACCTGTTTGGCTATTGCAAGAGCAAAATGCCTTGCTCTTATCACAATTAGCTGAAACACAACAGCAGGCGGAAGAACAAGCAAATATGTACGCAGAATTAATTATGTCACTAACTGAAAAAGGAGTGTTGTAAGTATGGATTGGTTTAAATGCATTAATAACTGCTACAAATGGGGCTGTTATACATCTGATGATGTTCGTAAATTTGTAGGTTATGAGAAAATCACAGCTGAGCAATTCAAAGAAATTACTGGGGAAGACTATGCCACTCCCTCAGAAGGGGCTTCTGGGACAACTGACGGATCTTCTGGGTCTGACCAAGTAAACTAGGAGTCAAATAAGCTCGAAAATACACCTGTAGGCGAATAGGTGTTTTTATTTTGCCTCTAAGGAAGGTGATAACAAGAAATGGAGGAAACGACTGTGTTTATTAATTTTGAAACATTGGATTTAGCGAGAGTGTACCTGTTTGGGAGTGTGAAATATCTAGATTTACTGCTTGTTCTCAGCATTCTTGACGTAATAACGGGCGTGATCAAGGCTTGGAAATTCAAAAAGCTGCGGAGTCGAAGCGCTTGGTTCGGTTATGTCCGGAAAATGCTTAGTTTTCTGGTGGTCATCGTGGCAAATATCGTAGATACAATTCTCAATCTGAACGGCGTCCTGACATTTGGAACCGTTCTTTTTTATATCGCCAATGAGGGGCTTTCCATTACGGAGAACCTTGCACAGATCGGTGTTAAGATTCCGGCTGCCATTACTGACCGGCTTCATGTAATCGAAAATGACAACGATCAAACAAAAGAAAAGGATGAACAGGCTGCTGGATAAACCGGCGGCTTTTTCTATATCAAAAACAGAATAGGAGAGATCACTTATGACAATTACAGTGAAAAAGAATCTTGTATCAGAAGCTAAATACGGTTTGAAATGCCCGAACGCAATGACGGCACAGTACATCACCATCCATAATACAGCCAATGACGCGTCAGCTGCCAATGAGATTAGTTACATGATCAATAACACAAATTCAACAAGCTTTCACTTTGCAGTCGATGACAAAGAGGTGCGGCAGGGCATCCCCACAAATCGCAATGCATGGCACACAGGAGACGGCACAAACGGCACCGGGAACCGTAAGTCTATCGGCGTTGAAATCTGCTACAGCAAGTCGGGAGGCGCTAAATATAAGGCAGCAGAAAAGCTGGCCATCAAGTTTGTGGCGCAGCTGCTTAAAGAGCGCGGCTGGGGAATTGATCGTGTTCGCAAGCACCAAGACTGGAACGGTAAGTATTGTCCGCACCGTATTTTGTCAGAGGGGAGATGGGACAAGGTTAAGGCTGCCATTGAAAAAGAATTGAAGGCGCTGGGCGGGAAAGCAAGCTCAGGTAAAACAAGCACAGCTAAAAAGAAAACAACAAGCTCAAGCAAAAAGAGAACGTCATATGCGCTGCCTTCTGGCATCTATAAGGTGAAAAGTCCAATGATGAAAGGCGCGTCTGTAACACAGATTCAGAAAGCTCTGGCGGCTCTTTATTTCTATCCGAACAAAGGGGCGAAGAATAACGGTATTGACGGCGTGTATGGTCCGAAAACAGCAAACGCAGTCAAACGATTCCAGCTGATGCATGGGCTTTCTGCAGATGGTATCTACGGACCGAAAACGAAAGTGAAACTAGATACGCTACTAAAATAAAAGAAGCCCTTCTCGTTAAGAGAGGGGGCTTTATATTAAATATATTGCAAATTAATATAATTAATTATGTCGCAATAAATAGAACCTGGATAAAAAGAAGTTTTTGCCCAGTCAAGTTTTGATCTATTACCGGAATGGCTATTAGAACTAAATTCTAAGGCAACAACATAATTGTTTTCTGGATCTTTTCTGTGCATGTCGATTGCTCTATTTATCTCTTCACTACTTGTAATCTCATGACATGAGAATTTCTTTTGTGTGGCTTCATATAAAAATTTCATTTTTTTATAATCCTTATCTTCAGTATATTCGTACTGATCTCCCCCTTTTGTTACTACCAGCATAAACGACTTATACATTTTTATTTCCCCCTTATATTGCTCATATTAATAAAAGAATAGCATATTTTTTAAATGCTTTGGGGAGTGTGCGTTTATGTGAATTATATAC
Coding sequences:
- a CDS encoding phage tail domain-containing protein; translation: MINYDLIIEGKYLSETLDGVSLLSFRPEAPVFERQTAGTSALINGTMMLKQGNTGRYTERKINIKVLVEANSSFQFQIKRDAVYNLFVREDPYYVINTQQPYKRWLVTCDDAFSIYQENGKKYQEVDITLTAIQGLAESLNDSTASMELKDEKFHLGMNIRRDSTPVFHFQNKNSFVVDNIGDVKLDPINYNYNVEMYLQGTDISITNITTNETLTLNGKFSKTDKITLLKHHILKNSAPISDRSGRFPTLAAGQNQFRIAGATYSDIRFITHFYYK
- a CDS encoding phage tail protein, whose translation is MFVHDINTGQQHELIHVEPKVNDNITGKKDLSFLIPLTEYNQIPFNALVGRNFIIIDEVRYKKQQYFINTPTIKQEGALLTKDITATHIYSFRAIKHVVHETIEGTKTLNEALKHAVKGSEITFTIMPDAKGIGAKKLEGFGNKKTSELMDEIISTFGVEIIPDNTHLYIYKKAGKEIVKRLDNLSNLTSLQITTSEDNSTTRVKGYGKLKEDKDILGDQSIPYDSKTGTWAYDSSLKADYTKKIGAAFSFSFTGTGFKFKTLVSKLGGKWEFKIGDQTKAISVYKDSAPTEKEFDIIRGLDSKTYKVVATFKGRDSNNPNTKGTKKADPVMYLLRGNIIGVYRTFKNEDEKYVFPPVTYVHPEEKKFLINGQPSWAEPVTDDSITTKDDMIKLLKTKVNPYAEVSYDADYVELLDQALADIEEPVMAGDTIRVYADTPLNGITFDGKLRATGASYNPLRPEQPSDLTIDGKRKSRVDMEIEEKKRAKNQEQTIKNYQNQLASGLAEINQIKQSLANTRASQQTTYTFSLQFLDGEWSVSYGEGFASLAAGILSLNTDDDYAIQYVTGDANSIMKEAGYTLYTEDVDTDIINIILYKGGKISDPLGVPEGSKVKILIVGQK
- a CDS encoding teichoic acid biosynthesis protein; the protein is MTLYLNKRHGDAPNAKLFTQLDDNAKATETEVNLLNNRFKYHENSQTAHKSSQIDHGGLSVSTELETMKKRFANMIAKADGTNVKEVLDLRINREGREFDTANERVVEIEKSLSDLDASVQKEYGFDYTTIRPVYHTSLNLADKTVLQCFVIDEKTGDIYATQVGSGNTDQSQNYVITRMNKNGVMLDSMTVVHGGHGTTIGLERENDRMYIWSNYEVVDSHGSSIGHDLVRFPYTAGATINGGNGGIKRFNKFTDLYAIPVIDQQNGLIALRLKDSNDDSVVQLRKLNDVKNGIDKLLGEVTVPNDLHYLQGFTIDGYDLYWYTGDTNSVTYPAELSLFSFKDGKLKKRITCDFGRGPDGKYEGDFREPESIFLYKDPKTGKKSLFAAIATGTVGKRLAKVYAYHSKDNAATFATDLSQGFQGYPLTKNNGFAKSLPDGLTKLKDFRQVGYYYMKTAESNKMTDHPAGGDAGWWLQVAPADGSGSVIQTLTRNSTGRSIKIFTRVVTGAGVAGEWAELMSSQDLDWTNLPLKNGASNPDSNDKLQYAINGGLVHLRGRVKIPVTDGVIFAVLPAGARPSKAWYDGCQVAGTTGQRKIDVRANGEVVAYGFAVNSVDAVTYTYVNASFPIG
- a CDS encoding BppU family phage baseplate upper protein; this encodes MIYKDAAISAFVGTSSSSRTTNIHFSTQDIGTAKLTFKVVKDGVPLPLSAVTGKLVMVMTDGSKFIKNITIVDRLKGIAEYVLTSEEIKHYGKVQASLNLYYDNKQSLGVTQFTFQIDKDLIDSDIVPIAEYYIEDFETLRQSVEAIVADLQEKFKDLDNVETKAGSQEKADAVQTNLDTHTRDKSNPHGVTKSQIGLGNVDNVQQASKQDFDLHVSDASKHISSSERTKWNNGQTFRITAENGTQKYNLTQGSFYDSLKDVGTVSFYGTNAVTDNPSSSSLRGMQIVGQPGIGMGYAVDVNGNAWWFYYNSSHTKINWFPAESITGAQSKVDAHANRKDNPHAVTKAQVGLDKVDNVQQAPLTEFNAHNYNPIRHITQIEREKWNGGQLTKITNDVGGVAFAVNEGEDMLQAIVNRGRSMGTFYANGKAVNSPSSASTRGFYQMTSQSTDGKGMYGWVYAMDYRNNVFTNYYDGNSSGWTGWKQLDTSKNFENAIWQNVTLKNGAANGDRPFQYAKWGKLLLLRGQITAPREVVIGSIPSSMVPSNGAVVLASTIGITGICKLVVFGTGDLKLTGLMSNDNNAVTGYYMDVNPIPLD
- a CDS encoding XkdX family protein, yielding MDWFKCINNCYKWGCYTSDDVRKFVGYEKITAEQFKEITGEDYATPSEGASGTTDGSSGSDQVN
- a CDS encoding holin family protein, translated to MEETTVFINFETLDLARVYLFGSVKYLDLLLVLSILDVITGVIKAWKFKKLRSRSAWFGYVRKMLSFLVVIVANIVDTILNLNGVLTFGTVLFYIANEGLSITENLAQIGVKIPAAITDRLHVIENDNDQTKEKDEQAAG
- a CDS encoding N-acetylmuramoyl-L-alanine amidase, which gives rise to MTITVKKNLVSEAKYGLKCPNAMTAQYITIHNTANDASAANEISYMINNTNSTSFHFAVDDKEVRQGIPTNRNAWHTGDGTNGTGNRKSIGVEICYSKSGGAKYKAAEKLAIKFVAQLLKERGWGIDRVRKHQDWNGKYCPHRILSEGRWDKVKAAIEKELKALGGKASSGKTSTAKKKTTSSSKKRTSYALPSGIYKVKSPMMKGASVTQIQKALAALYFYPNKGAKNNGIDGVYGPKTANAVKRFQLMHGLSADGIYGPKTKVKLDTLLK